The following coding sequences are from one Rutidosis leptorrhynchoides isolate AG116_Rl617_1_P2 chromosome 11, CSIRO_AGI_Rlap_v1, whole genome shotgun sequence window:
- the LOC139875401 gene encoding uncharacterized protein, producing MVISKNIIRVLKIDGRKVNFTIKIKVVRLLQKLGYGYDEGKPNLELIISDEEGAKIVINIRNSLKAKFDNLIREWGFFCISNAAVVDNVIGRVANYSEIQDFRNTGELKSKYINPQFIGQFFLDFENHMKVLDDDASVILLIHFGVTKLHQDKLAISTDWKNTNVLIDADHPQIIEFRKRLTQIHSSEDSICSLAPSLSISSARDPNSFFNHLLNIVGLDRLNPSMEGIYIIQATINTILPDDTWYYISYKKCNKSSKPVIPNCDLTLDVDQHLNLEGKCYGCINKPDVVVRFKVPIRVENQTGTSSFTVFESVVKKFVTQSAYELMKALSEDDDYHEELELLLQKTLLFKIDVDQQVVFEDVEIEESSEKLTSVGNCASNASGSQTVDLSHDTYFSPPLKKINKKESNLHHLLSLQKPRLNSLIVPNVYAHPIHDLNNIHLLTVIFGFLLWNSNGM from the exons ATGGTCATATCCAAAAACATAATTCGGGTTTTAAAGATTGACGGACGAAAAGTTAATTTTACCATAAAAATTAAAGTCGTCCGTCTCCTTCAAAAGCTTGGATATGGTTATGATGAAGGCAAGCCAAATTTGGAGCTAATCATTTCGGATGAGGAG GGCGCTAAGATTGTAATCAACATCCGTAACTCCCTTAAGGCCAAATTTGATAACCTCATTAGGGAATGGGGCTTCTTTTGTATTTCTAATGCTGCTGTAGTTGATA ATGTTATTGGACGTGTAGCAAATTATTCTGAAATACAGGATTTTCGAAACACTGGTGAACTCAAGTCCAAGTACATCAATCCTCAGTTCATT GGTCAATTTTTCTTGGATTTCGAAAACCATATGAAAGTTTTGGATGATGATGCTTCTGTAATCTTATTGATTCACTTTGGAGTCACCAAACTGCACCAAG ACAAACTGGCAATTTCTACCGACTGGAAAAACACGAACGTTTTGATAGACGCCGATCATCCGCAAATCATTGAGTTCAGAAAACG CCTCACCCAAATCCATTCTTCTGAGGATTCCATTTGTTCGTTAGCTCCTTCGTTGTCAATTTCTTCTGCACGTGATCCAAACTCCTTTTTTAATCATCTATTGAACATTGTTGGTTTAGATCGCTTGAACCCGTCCATG GAAGGCATTTATATTATTCAGGCCACAATCAATACCATTCTTCCCGACGACACTTGGTACTACATTTCCTACAAGAAGTGTAACAAGAGTTCTAAACCTGTTATCCCCAACTGTGATCTTACATTGGACGTTGATCAACATTTAAACTTGGAAGGGAAGTGTTACGGTTGTATCAATAAGCCGGACGTGGTAGTGAG GTTTAAAGTGCCGATTCGTGTAGAAAATCAAACCGGCACATCGTCTTTCACTGTTTTCGAATCTGTCGTGAAGAAGTTCGTTACCCAATCGGCTTATGAGTTAATGAAGGCTCTGTCTGAAGATGATGATTATCATGAAGAGCTGGAACTTCTTTTACAAAAGACCCTTTTGTTTAAGATAGAT GTCGATCAACAAGTGGTTTTTGAAGATGTTGAGATTGAAGAATCATCTGAGAAACTTACTTCAGTTGGGAAT TGTGCCTCTAATGCTTCTGGAAGTCAGACCGTTGATCTCAGTCATGATACCTATTTCAGCCCACCTCTCAAAAAAATAAACAAGAAGGAATCAAATCTCCACCATCTGTTAAGTCTTCAAAAACCAAGGTTAAATTCACTGATCGTCCCAAACGTTTACGCTCATCCGATTCATGATTTAAACAATATACATTTGTTAACAGTTATTTTTGGTTTTCTTTTATGGAATTCCAATGGCATGTAA
- the LOC139875402 gene encoding putative F-box protein At1g67623: protein MDPLSKNILDVLPNDILGEILSRVGQQSSLHLSVARLVCKDFLKQSEHYLVYRRLSLDRWPILVCGIPEMAYLLHRGVINKNLNAIFRLGLISYFDEVNTDLGLCYLEEASNYGLNQAVYVYGLIIFSSHDLEEKDNGLKILNARFPPLPDLVILSEWMFMVCYSNYGEGTSILLLTWQPLAPYPIT from the coding sequence ATGGATCCACTTTCAAAGAATATTCTAGATGTTCTTCCTAATGACATACTTGGTGAAATATTGTcaagagtcggtcaacaatcatcgCTTCACTTGTCTGTTGCCAGATTGGTTTGCAAAGACTTTCTTAAGCAATCCGAACATTATTTGGTTTATCGACGGCTTTCCTTAGATCGGTGGCCTATCTTAGTTTGTGGTATCCCGGAAATGGCCTATCTTCTCCATCGGGGTGTGATAAATAAAAACCTTAATGCTATTTTTCGATTGGGTTTGATAAGTTATTTCGATGAAGTAAACACCGACTTAGGGCTTTGTTATTTAGAAGAAGCATCAAACTATGGTCTTAATCAGgcagtttatgtttatggtttgatCATCTTTTCATCTCATGATTTGGAGGAAAAGGATAACGGTTTAAAAATACTTAATGCAAGATTTCCACCATTGCCTGATTTGGTGATTCTGTCAGAATGGATGTTTATGGTTTGTTACAGCAATTATGGAGAAGGAACCTCCATCCTTTTGCTGACTTGGCAACCACTTGCCCCATATCCGATCACGTAG